One part of the Sulfolobus tengchongensis genome encodes these proteins:
- a CDS encoding APC family permease produces MAEPSEKDNSTNKINNDSSEQSLAKGVARYREVLAQGIASGAPAAATIGTLTGAAAFAYGALPLAVLIALIAILLDATRLSIVSRYVQSAGGIYAFIERGLGKKVAFVASMSYIVYIFAVIIFVYLIMGLMVPTGFEELGINLPSWIWIPFGIINAAIATLISYLGIKPSLKFTLMMSLAEMSGIIATSILIFSKVPPDPQTFTLAYVPPPKIANLGLAVSFGILAFTGYETVSVLGEEAVDPKNTISKGVFTAALLLGITYIIGSEAFTVGWGVNNMGTYFNYLAPGLIEAKTYGGIILAAILTALLINSNIACACGFTNAVTRVIYAMSKDGLLPSKLGSIHPKRRTPYTAAFFSLAFTVLYFIIMSILFTPTNIFIATGITTTFGFLIAIFTVNISMLVIVKRNNALGIGNILLVAIIEAIIGYVFYSTIITSAVNVPVLIGVLTLVLWVIGGSVYLMLKRHF; encoded by the coding sequence ATGGCAGAACCTTCAGAAAAAGATAATTCAACAAATAAAATAAATAACGATTCTTCTGAACAAAGTTTAGCTAAGGGTGTTGCTAGATATAGGGAAGTACTTGCACAAGGTATAGCGTCTGGGGCTCCAGCAGCTGCGACTATTGGTACATTAACTGGGGCTGCGGCTTTTGCCTATGGAGCACTACCATTAGCAGTTTTAATTGCATTAATAGCTATATTGTTGGACGCTACTAGATTATCTATAGTCTCAAGATACGTTCAGAGTGCGGGTGGTATTTACGCTTTTATAGAGAGAGGGTTAGGCAAGAAAGTAGCATTTGTGGCTAGTATGTCTTACATAGTATATATCTTCGCAGTAATTATTTTTGTTTATTTGATAATGGGTTTAATGGTTCCTACGGGATTTGAAGAGTTAGGAATAAACCTTCCATCTTGGATATGGATCCCATTTGGCATAATAAATGCAGCAATAGCTACTTTAATTTCGTATTTGGGTATAAAGCCGTCTTTAAAATTTACCTTAATGATGAGTTTAGCCGAAATGAGTGGGATAATAGCTACTTCGATTCTTATTTTCTCTAAGGTACCTCCAGATCCGCAAACATTCACGCTCGCCTATGTTCCACCTCCAAAAATAGCAAACCTAGGATTAGCAGTATCATTTGGGATTCTTGCCTTTACTGGTTATGAGACAGTATCGGTATTAGGAGAAGAAGCTGTTGACCCTAAGAATACTATCTCAAAAGGAGTGTTTACCGCGGCATTATTGTTAGGGATAACATATATAATAGGCTCTGAGGCCTTTACAGTAGGATGGGGAGTCAACAATATGGGTACATATTTTAATTATTTAGCACCAGGTTTAATTGAAGCAAAGACCTACGGTGGAATAATATTAGCAGCGATTTTAACTGCACTTCTCATAAATAGTAATATTGCTTGTGCATGTGGTTTTACGAATGCAGTAACCAGAGTTATTTATGCTATGAGTAAGGATGGTCTTTTACCATCTAAACTAGGTTCTATACATCCAAAAAGAAGGACTCCCTATACAGCTGCATTCTTCTCACTTGCTTTTACAGTTCTGTATTTTATCATAATGTCTATACTATTCACACCAACTAACATATTTATAGCTACTGGTATAACTACAACGTTTGGGTTTTTAATAGCTATTTTCACGGTAAATATAAGTATGCTAGTTATAGTGAAAAGAAATAATGCCTTAGGAATAGGAAATATACTTCTCGTGGCAATTATTGAGGCCATAATAGGCTACGTCTTTTACTCAACAATAATTACAAGTGCAGTTAATGTGCCAGTTCTAATAGGTGTTTTAACATTAGTTCTCTGGGTTATAGGTGGTTCAGTTTACCTTATGTTAAAAAGGCACTTTTAA
- a CDS encoding IS110 family transposase → MASEGKPIELNNLKELVSYLEFLDGEIIRHKNRFKRTIIMIDDDDKITKKRLREIVEGKYEYNEEYLRLPYAEAVIYELRGIVKQLLELEDMKRELLRRIGEVVPKDHVIFTIPGIGLITGAVILARVGDFSRFRRAEKFVAYCGLDPVTERSGSRVVSHGISKRGDRYLRKTFYLAVLGILLHRNNPIIVKYYDERRGRFLTSLLLLVLGS, encoded by the coding sequence ATGGCAAGTGAGGGAAAACCAATAGAATTGAACAACTTGAAAGAGCTAGTATCATACTTGGAATTCCTTGATGGAGAGATAATAAGACACAAGAACAGGTTCAAAAGGACAATAATAATGATAGATGATGACGATAAAATAACGAAGAAAAGGCTAAGGGAAATCGTAGAGGGGAAATACGAGTACAACGAGGAGTACTTGAGGTTACCATATGCTGAGGCTGTAATATACGAGTTAAGGGGAATAGTAAAGCAGCTACTTGAACTTGAGGATATGAAGAGGGAGTTGTTGAGGAGGATTGGGGAGGTTGTTCCTAAGGATCATGTGATCTTTACTATTCCGGGTATTGGGTTGATTACTGGTGCTGTTATTTTGGCTAGGGTTGGTGATTTCTCGCGTTTTAGGAGGGCGGAGAAGTTTGTGGCTTATTGTGGTTTAGACCCAGTTACTGAGAGGAGTGGTTCTAGGGTTGTATCACACGGTATTTCAAAACGTGGTGATAGGTACTTGAGGAAGACGTTTTATTTAGCTGTCTTGGGAATACTTTTGCATCGTAATAATCCGATTATAGTTAAATATTATGATGAGAGGAGGGGTAGGTTCCTTACAAGCTTGTTGTTGCTTGTGCTAGGAAGTTAG
- a CDS encoding primary-amine oxidase, with product MVEEELKVPLKSPLDPLDEEEIKRVVELIKSHLGSKSKIVKFFSVSLDEPKKQEYLAWKKDRNIKIDRRALIKFYDPEEQKVYEGIISLTTNKIISLTRIDDVFPPITLDEFGECEKAVRNDRKVQEALRKRGILPDDLNLLMVDCWAPGYIEEEFRGKRVAIGYMWIKKDYEDNGYGRPVHGLMPWVDLDKMKVIRVDDYGDASLPHLDANYTPEKLGKTFGGNLKTLEIRQPRGASFRVNGWEISWYRWKMRIGYTPREGLVIYDVTYTDENNQERTILYRASVVDLMVPYGDPSPFHNRKMVLDAGDYGLGNFIVPLKHGMGDVYDCDCFGEIIYHFDVVRVSSDGKPVKVKKAICVHEEDFNILWRHTDLRSGKSEVRRNRRLVISFWATLANYDYGFFWYFYQDGSIEFLVKLTGIINDDGVIEKNPKYGTLVTPEVYAPLHIHWFNIRLNLNIDGLENRIYEVNLKGEPVSENNPVGNAFFAEETLLENEIEARRHVNPQTGRYWKIVNIYKRNYLGLPVGYRLIPVENVACPLPDDSYVRKRGGYINYHLWVTPYDESEKYATGDYPYEQAGEGLPKYVLKKRSIVDKDLVVWYTLGVPHVVRVEDWPVMPVEMAGFWLKPDGFFNRNPSIDLPRQLENNKRQLTMEHHHQ from the coding sequence ATGGTGGAAGAAGAACTCAAGGTTCCCCTTAAGTCTCCTTTAGATCCCTTAGATGAAGAAGAAATTAAACGTGTAGTAGAACTTATTAAAAGTCACTTAGGATCTAAGTCTAAGATAGTAAAGTTTTTCTCGGTATCATTAGATGAGCCAAAAAAGCAAGAATATCTAGCTTGGAAAAAAGATAGAAATATTAAAATTGACAGAAGAGCACTGATAAAATTCTATGATCCGGAGGAACAAAAGGTATATGAAGGAATAATATCTTTAACTACTAATAAAATAATATCTTTAACTAGGATTGATGACGTATTCCCCCCAATAACGCTCGATGAATTCGGAGAATGTGAGAAGGCTGTAAGAAATGACAGGAAAGTACAAGAAGCCTTAAGAAAAAGGGGAATTCTTCCAGATGATTTAAATTTATTAATGGTAGATTGCTGGGCACCAGGATATATTGAAGAAGAGTTTCGCGGTAAAAGAGTAGCAATCGGCTATATGTGGATAAAAAAGGATTATGAAGATAATGGATATGGTAGACCGGTACATGGCCTCATGCCTTGGGTAGATCTAGATAAGATGAAAGTCATAAGGGTTGATGATTATGGAGACGCTTCATTACCACATCTTGATGCCAACTATACGCCGGAGAAGTTGGGAAAAACATTTGGAGGTAATTTAAAAACTCTTGAAATACGTCAACCAAGGGGTGCTAGTTTTAGAGTAAATGGGTGGGAGATAAGTTGGTATAGGTGGAAAATGAGGATAGGTTATACTCCTAGAGAAGGATTAGTTATCTATGATGTAACTTACACTGATGAGAATAATCAAGAAAGAACAATACTTTATAGAGCTTCTGTTGTAGATTTAATGGTACCATACGGAGATCCCTCGCCTTTTCATAATAGAAAGATGGTGCTTGATGCGGGTGATTATGGATTAGGGAATTTTATTGTACCACTAAAGCATGGTATGGGCGATGTATATGATTGTGATTGTTTTGGAGAGATAATATATCATTTTGATGTAGTTAGGGTTAGTTCGGATGGTAAGCCAGTTAAGGTTAAAAAGGCTATTTGCGTCCATGAGGAGGATTTTAATATATTATGGAGACACACGGATTTAAGGAGTGGTAAATCTGAAGTTAGGAGAAACAGAAGGCTTGTTATTTCGTTTTGGGCTACACTAGCTAATTATGATTATGGATTCTTCTGGTATTTCTATCAAGATGGAAGTATCGAATTTCTTGTAAAGCTTACGGGAATAATAAACGATGATGGCGTAATCGAGAAAAATCCAAAGTATGGTACATTGGTTACACCGGAAGTTTATGCTCCACTTCATATACATTGGTTTAATATAAGACTTAACCTAAATATAGATGGCTTAGAAAATAGAATTTATGAGGTAAACTTGAAAGGAGAGCCAGTAAGTGAAAATAATCCGGTTGGTAACGCTTTCTTTGCAGAAGAAACATTACTGGAAAACGAAATTGAAGCAAGGAGGCATGTAAATCCTCAAACTGGTAGATATTGGAAGATAGTCAACATATATAAAAGAAATTACTTAGGTTTGCCTGTTGGTTATAGATTAATACCAGTTGAAAATGTAGCATGCCCATTACCAGACGATTCATACGTAAGAAAACGTGGTGGTTATATTAACTATCATCTTTGGGTCACTCCATATGATGAGAGTGAGAAATATGCTACTGGCGATTATCCTTATGAACAAGCAGGGGAAGGATTACCAAAATATGTGCTAAAGAAGAGATCGATTGTAGACAAAGATTTAGTAGTGTGGTATACGTTAGGTGTGCCACACGTAGTAAGAGTTGAAGATTGGCCTGTAATGCCTGTAGAGATGGCCGGATTTTGGCTTAAACCTGATGGCTTCTTCAATAGGAATCCTAGTATAGATTTGCCTAGACAACTTGAAAATAATAAACGACAATTAACTATGGAACATCATCATCAGTGA
- the cutC gene encoding glyceraldehyde dehydrogenase subunit gamma yields the protein MLVVNQGEKVKIKVKVNGVLYERYVSPRMLLVDFLREELGLTGTKVGCDTTTCGACTILLNGKSVKSCTIFAVQADGAEITTIEGLSVDSKLHPIQEAFKDNFALQCGFCTSGMIMQTYFLLKENPNPTEEEVRDGLHGNICRCTGYQNIVKAVLDASKRLRT from the coding sequence ATGTTAGTTGTTAATCAGGGTGAAAAAGTAAAGATAAAAGTTAAAGTAAATGGCGTATTGTATGAAAGATATGTAAGTCCTAGAATGTTATTGGTAGATTTTCTGAGAGAAGAGTTAGGTTTAACGGGAACTAAGGTTGGTTGTGATACCACGACATGTGGAGCCTGTACAATTCTCCTAAACGGTAAGTCAGTTAAGTCATGTACAATATTTGCAGTACAGGCTGATGGAGCAGAGATAACAACGATAGAAGGTCTTTCAGTCGATTCTAAGCTTCATCCTATTCAAGAAGCATTTAAGGATAATTTTGCGCTTCAATGTGGTTTTTGCACTTCAGGGATGATTATGCAGACGTATTTCTTATTAAAAGAAAATCCTAACCCAACTGAAGAGGAAGTTAGGGATGGTCTTCATGGTAATATCTGCAGATGTACTGGATACCAAAATATTGTGAAAGCGGTATTAGATGCTTCTAAGAGGTTGAGAACATGA
- a CDS encoding SelD-related putative sulfur metabolism protein, with protein MAIDKLIDKFRVNLDKYKKMGLNPLSLATGCAVKVDLIDTVYPAIQKIRDELTRRNIEILPREDADIFITREKIIMKRIINSGEFDADRAVSLIQVNQETAGDPGKFAEFLLRVYTSIKTKRKLTIGKGHSIVTTNPKGEVAVLDLFRLEGAKENSYTVANNDTIQIVDPLDDPGSQMQVDVAISNSLNDLFTKGVFQDLRMIPVVDAPVDELKNQLLVNFDNYARTYSIELIDDIQPNSKTLMIGATVIGKSDHELPTYYNKVNENMEILVTRPVGELTPINVYMWMLTVPELIEDMEARGITIQRVEEAKRKALTYMRTPNIEVAKTIYDYLPPFGGSFNEEAHIAMTTDVTGPGLFVVKEFAEKAQVDVELFDIPVIDPDIHEFATENFIIPNSTAGTNGAIVIFAHKKVIEEIYDELKKKSQEPHIIGKVIGKGNGTVTVPSTITKYIHRNNVLKQFKIK; from the coding sequence ATGGCCATTGACAAATTAATTGATAAATTTAGAGTTAATCTTGACAAATATAAAAAAATGGGGCTTAATCCATTATCGCTTGCTACTGGATGCGCAGTAAAAGTGGATTTAATAGACACCGTTTATCCAGCAATACAAAAAATAAGGGACGAATTGACGAGAAGAAATATAGAAATATTACCTAGGGAAGATGCGGATATCTTTATAACGAGAGAGAAGATAATCATGAAGAGAATAATAAATAGTGGAGAATTCGACGCAGATAGAGCTGTTAGTCTAATTCAAGTTAATCAAGAAACTGCGGGGGATCCCGGTAAATTTGCTGAGTTTCTGTTAAGAGTTTACACTTCGATAAAAACTAAAAGAAAACTGACAATTGGGAAAGGGCATTCAATAGTTACTACCAATCCTAAAGGTGAGGTAGCAGTATTGGATCTATTTAGGCTAGAAGGAGCCAAAGAAAACTCGTACACTGTAGCTAATAATGACACTATTCAAATAGTTGATCCTCTGGACGATCCTGGTTCTCAAATGCAGGTTGATGTTGCAATTTCTAACTCTTTAAATGATCTATTCACAAAAGGTGTTTTTCAAGATTTAAGAATGATTCCAGTGGTTGATGCTCCAGTTGATGAATTAAAGAATCAATTATTGGTAAATTTTGATAACTACGCTAGAACGTATTCTATAGAATTAATAGATGACATTCAACCAAACTCTAAGACTCTAATGATAGGCGCAACTGTAATAGGTAAGTCTGATCATGAATTGCCAACATATTATAATAAGGTTAATGAAAACATGGAGATATTAGTTACTAGACCCGTAGGCGAGTTAACACCAATAAATGTATATATGTGGATGCTTACGGTGCCAGAACTTATAGAAGACATGGAAGCTAGGGGAATTACAATTCAAAGAGTTGAAGAAGCCAAGAGAAAGGCGTTGACATACATGAGAACTCCTAATATTGAGGTTGCTAAAACAATATATGATTATTTGCCACCATTTGGAGGTTCATTTAATGAGGAGGCTCATATAGCTATGACCACTGATGTTACTGGACCTGGACTATTTGTGGTCAAGGAATTTGCTGAAAAGGCCCAAGTTGATGTTGAATTATTTGATATTCCGGTAATAGATCCTGATATACATGAATTCGCAACTGAGAATTTCATTATACCGAATTCTACTGCAGGCACTAACGGTGCAATAGTGATTTTTGCCCACAAAAAAGTCATTGAGGAAATTTATGATGAGCTAAAGAAGAAGTCTCAAGAACCCCACATTATCGGTAAGGTTATAGGTAAGGGGAATGGTACAGTTACAGTCCCATCTACGATAACAAAGTATATTCATAGGAATAATGTATTGAAACAGTTTAAAATAAAGTGA
- a CDS encoding glutamine synthetase family protein, with product MNIEKELKDKGVEILRFTWVGLDGYIRAKGVYVDHISDAIETGVALTMGIISFTPMNYVSPYGSFGPQSEDVFLIPDISTLSIFPPSAVVLCNLYKQGKPWEYDTRSTLIRTLEEVKEQYGFDFKSAFEIEFYLTKDRKPFDEARCFDPSVYYNNPIIREIAKKIKYIGIDPVRIIKEQGPAQYEFNIMYKGALRSADEIILFKEISRQIAAKYGVEVNFMPKPFNKLPGSGLHLNISIWKESQNLFYNQNDEYKLSELAYSFIAGLIEHAKALTAIAAPTINSYKRLIRGSWAPTKIAYGYNNRSAMIRIPTPYPGISKLDRRIEYRVPDPTTNPYLLLAAVIQAGLDGIERGLKSPEPLNENIYHKKDIEDLPRNLRDALNELKRDTRLIEKVGRSLIEEFIRVKLAEVEEYESLVTEWEYEVYRSL from the coding sequence GTGAATATTGAAAAAGAACTTAAAGATAAGGGTGTGGAGATTCTAAGATTCACGTGGGTAGGATTAGATGGTTATATAAGAGCTAAGGGTGTATATGTAGATCATATTAGTGATGCAATTGAAACTGGAGTAGCTTTAACTATGGGTATCATTAGCTTCACACCAATGAATTACGTTAGTCCGTATGGCAGTTTTGGCCCTCAAAGTGAAGATGTTTTCTTAATTCCAGATATTAGTACTCTTTCAATATTTCCTCCGTCAGCGGTTGTATTATGTAATTTATATAAACAAGGAAAGCCATGGGAATACGATACAAGAAGTACACTAATAAGAACTTTAGAAGAAGTTAAGGAGCAATATGGTTTTGATTTTAAATCTGCATTTGAAATTGAATTTTACTTGACAAAAGATAGGAAACCATTTGATGAGGCTCGATGTTTTGACCCTTCGGTCTACTATAATAATCCAATAATACGAGAAATTGCCAAGAAGATAAAATATATAGGAATAGATCCAGTAAGGATCATAAAAGAACAAGGGCCAGCACAGTACGAATTTAATATAATGTATAAGGGGGCTTTAAGAAGCGCTGATGAGATTATATTATTTAAAGAGATATCTAGACAAATTGCAGCGAAATATGGAGTCGAAGTAAATTTTATGCCCAAACCATTTAATAAGTTACCGGGATCTGGATTACATTTAAATATAAGTATATGGAAAGAAAGTCAAAATCTCTTCTATAATCAGAATGATGAGTATAAACTAAGTGAATTAGCATATAGTTTTATAGCTGGATTAATTGAGCATGCCAAGGCATTAACCGCGATAGCCGCGCCTACTATAAATTCCTATAAAAGATTAATACGCGGGTCTTGGGCACCAACAAAAATAGCTTATGGATATAATAATAGATCAGCTATGATAAGGATACCGACACCATATCCCGGAATATCTAAGCTAGATAGAAGAATAGAGTATAGAGTACCTGACCCAACAACTAATCCATACTTGCTCTTAGCTGCGGTAATACAAGCTGGATTAGACGGTATAGAAAGAGGGCTTAAATCGCCAGAGCCCTTAAATGAGAATATATATCACAAAAAAGATATTGAAGATCTTCCACGAAATCTCAGAGATGCACTGAATGAATTAAAGAGAGATACTAGATTGATTGAAAAAGTAGGTAGGTCACTAATTGAAGAATTTATAAGAGTAAAGTTAGCAGAAGTTGAAGAATATGAGAGCTTAGTTACAGAGTGGGAATATGAAGTATATAGAAGTTTATAA
- the cutB gene encoding glyceraldehyde dehydrogenase subunit beta: MYPPDFTYVKPSSVEEVTKFLDSHDDARPLAGGQSLIPMLKLRVISPSYIVDLNPINSLSYVRSGFNSIRVGALTRYYEILKSDLVRVNAPLLYQAVRVVGDMQVRNLGTIGGSVANADPSADVPTVLTALNAEIVLTSSSGNRSVNALDFFKGAFTTDIRKSEIVSEIVLPNLEGYRTVYKKVVRRAGDFALVSLALAIKLRQNEIEDIKLAYGGVGEKPFRALEVEKNVIGKRLNDDLIEEIVSKVSNQVNPPSDTRGSSWYRKEVMKVITRKVLKEVVS; this comes from the coding sequence GTGTACCCACCAGATTTTACATATGTTAAGCCTAGCAGTGTAGAAGAGGTAACGAAATTTCTTGATTCACATGACGATGCTAGGCCACTAGCAGGAGGGCAAAGCCTAATACCCATGCTAAAACTTCGTGTGATATCCCCTAGTTATATAGTAGATCTTAATCCAATAAACTCGTTAAGCTATGTAAGAAGCGGATTTAATTCAATTAGAGTCGGGGCATTAACTAGATATTATGAAATATTGAAGAGTGATTTAGTCAGAGTAAACGCTCCACTACTCTATCAAGCAGTAAGAGTAGTTGGAGACATGCAAGTAAGGAATCTAGGGACAATCGGAGGTAGTGTAGCTAATGCCGATCCCTCAGCTGACGTACCGACTGTGCTTACTGCATTAAATGCAGAGATCGTTCTAACTTCATCATCCGGCAATAGATCGGTGAATGCGTTAGACTTCTTCAAAGGCGCGTTTACTACTGATATAAGAAAAAGCGAGATAGTATCAGAGATCGTCTTACCTAACTTAGAGGGTTACCGGACTGTCTATAAAAAGGTCGTTAGAAGAGCTGGAGACTTTGCATTAGTCTCTTTGGCATTAGCAATAAAACTAAGACAAAATGAAATAGAAGATATAAAACTTGCTTATGGTGGTGTAGGAGAAAAGCCGTTCAGAGCATTAGAAGTTGAGAAAAACGTGATAGGTAAGAGGTTAAATGATGACTTAATTGAGGAAATAGTTAGTAAGGTTTCAAATCAAGTTAATCCTCCTTCAGATACTAGGGGTAGTTCTTGGTATAGGAAGGAGGTTATGAAGGTTATTACTAGGAAAGTTCTAAAGGAGGTGGTAAGTTAA
- a CDS encoding IS1 family transposase — protein sequence MGKRGRKPVYREITCPSCGSNHVVKKGKVRGKQEYLCRNCGRQFLEGAKHRYDKSVREKALEMYSNGMSMRAISRVLQVPLGTVFTWIKRYGKKKYEKIVELWSKARNVVGEGVKVVDEMWTYLKRNKKAFYKWVFTGFVFSSKGMYVSFSVGDRDEKAFNGLRQYLPEKGTWVTDDYNLYFLLPQHTVVSPVNPNESLHSSLRDRLVRFKRATKAINRSLEIMKYSLALVLWERGLVPEFVPS from the coding sequence ATGGGTAAGAGGGGAAGAAAGCCGGTTTACAGGGAGATAACTTGTCCCTCTTGTGGTAGTAATCATGTTGTTAAGAAGGGTAAGGTGAGGGGTAAGCAAGAGTATCTTTGTAGGAATTGTGGTAGGCAATTCCTTGAGGGTGCTAAGCATCGTTATGATAAAAGTGTAAGGGAAAAGGCTTTAGAAATGTATTCTAATGGAATGAGTATGAGGGCTATTTCCAGGGTTCTTCAAGTCCCCTTGGGTACTGTTTTCACTTGGATTAAGAGGTATGGTAAGAAGAAGTATGAAAAAATCGTTGAACTTTGGAGTAAGGCTAGGAATGTTGTGGGTGAGGGTGTTAAAGTTGTTGATGAAATGTGGACTTACTTGAAGAGGAATAAAAAAGCGTTCTACAAGTGGGTTTTTACTGGATTTGTCTTCTCTAGCAAAGGTATGTATGTTTCTTTCTCCGTTGGTGATCGTGATGAGAAGGCGTTTAATGGACTTAGACAATATCTTCCAGAGAAGGGAACCTGGGTAACTGATGATTACAACCTGTACTTCCTTCTACCTCAACATACTGTTGTTTCACCAGTTAATCCCAATGAGTCCCTTCACTCATCCTTACGTGATAGACTAGTGAGGTTCAAGAGGGCTACTAAGGCTATTAATAGGAGCCTTGAGATTATGAAGTACTCATTAGCGTTGGTATTATGGGAGAGAGGGCTAGTACCAGAATTTGTACCTTCATGA